The DNA region TATCAGTTCAAGTGGGATGGAATGGTCTGGGCCAAGACGACTGTGGGCTCGGGCGGAGATTTTATGAATGATGTTGCCGTAGGAGATGGTAATAGCGACGGCGAAACGGAGGTATACGGGGCAAACTCTGATCGCAAGATCTATCAGTTTAAGTGGGATGGGATGAGTTGGGTGAAGACAGTAGTGGACTCCAGCAATGGAACTATGTCTGGGGTTGCAGTAGGAGATGGCAATAACGACAGCGAGATTGAAGTATATGGTTCAAACTGGAACTCCTCAATAATCTATCAGTTAAAATGGGACGGGAACAGTTGGATAAGAACAACTGTGGGCTCTGGTGGACGGTACGAAGTTGTAGTGGGAGATGGCAACGGCGACGGTGAAATGGAAGTGTATGGAGCAGATGTAATCCACGTGTATCAGTTCAAGTGGGACGGACTGAGTTGGCAGAAGACGACCGCGGGTTCTGGCAGAAGCATCATATCCGGCGTCGCTGTCGGAGATGGCAATGGGGACGGAGAGAGGGAGGTTTATGGGGCAAATGGGGACTTTGCTGTGTGGGAGTTCAAGTGGAATGGGCTGGGTTGGACTGAAACGACTGTGGGGTCTGGCGGCGACATCATGTCTAGCGTCGCAGTCGGAGACGGAAACAATGACGGCCAGATGGAAGTGTATGGCGCAAGTCGAGATCAGAATGTCTATATGTTCAAGCCCGCTCGTGCCCCTGCCATGATACTACCGGACACTACACATCACTTCGGTTGGGTTTCTCTCGGTGACTCCGTTGACTGGGAATGGCTGGTGATCAAGAATGCAGGCGTTGATACGCTATTTGTGGACAGCCTCACATCGGACACTGTAGCTTATGTAGCTACAGACCCTTCATTCCCTGATACCATACTGCCTGGGGATTCAACACTTGTGACAGTAAGGTTTAAGCCGTTAACCGCAGGACCAGTGTCCAGCACACTTTGGATTCATTCAAATGATCCGCACGAACCCGTCGCGGGGATTTCTCTGATGGGAACAGGCATTACAAACGCACCAGGGGTCGGCCATATCTGGCCGAGTGCAGGGATAGATGAGCAACCTGTCACCGCCCATATATACGGTGACAATTTTCAGTTTCCCCAGATATCATCAGTGAAATTCATAAGGTCTGGTTACCCCGACATTGATGGTGCTTCAATAAACATTGCATCACAAAAATATCTGACCTGCACCTTTGATCTGTTTGGCAGTTCAACCGGGATCTATGACCTTACTGTGACAAGCGACTCCGGTTCAGACACCCTGTCCAGATGCTTTACTGTCTATTCGGCATCCGACTCGCCCTGCGTATGGGTGAGAACCACTGTGAGCTCTGGTGTTGGCAGGATACCTGGAGTTACTGTAGGAGATGGAAACGGTGACGGTGAAATAGAGCTGTATAGTGCAAACACCAATCGTAACATCTATCAATTCAAGTGGGATGGAATAGGCTGGATCGAGACGATTGTCGGCTCTGGCGATAAACCGGTGTGGGACGTGGCGGTGGGCGATGGCAATCGTGACCGTAAGATAGAAGTGTATGGCGCGAACCTGGATACCATGATCTACCAATTCAAGTGGGATGGAACCATCTGGGCAAAGACAGTAGTCGGTTCCGGTGAATTCTTCCCTACGGGAGTTGCCCTGGGAGATGGTAATCGTGATGGTTCCATAGAGATATATACGTCAAGTGGGGAGGGCAGTATCTATCAATTCAAGTGGGATGGGATAGGTTGGATCAGGACGACTGTGGGGTCTGGCGGCTGGCATATGGGTGACGTATCGGTAGGAGACGGCGATGGGGATGGTGACGTGGAGGTCTACGGGGCAAATTGGGATCGCAACGTCTATCAGTTCAGCTGGGACGGAATGAACTGGGTAAGGGTGAGTGTCGGTTCCGGGGGAGACGACATGAGCGGAGTTGCCCTCGGAGATGGCAATAGCGACGGTGAGATAGAGGTATACGGGGCAAATCATGATGGCAACATCTATCAGTTTAAGTGGGACGGGGTGAGTTGGCAGAAGACGACTGTGGGCTCGGGCGATAGTCTTATGTTCGGAGTTGCAGTGGGAGATGGGAATGGAGATGGCGAGATGGAAGTATACGGAGCGAATTATGATAGTACCATGTACCAGTTTAAGTGGGATGGGGTAGGTTGGGTCAGGACCACTGTGGGCTCTGGCGAGCATTGGATGCGAGCAGTGGCCATTGGGGACGGCAATGACGACGGTGAAATGGAGGTCTATGGTGGGGGTTGGGACGGGGCTGTCTACGAATTTAAGCCTGCTCTCACTGGCATAGAAGAGGCCAGAACCATTTCTGGGTACTTCTCGTTTGGCCTCAAAAGCAATCCAGCGAGGAATAAAGTGATCTTTAATCTGACAGTTCCCCAGGCCGGCGAAATCACTCTCCGGATTTACGATGTTGCGGGAAGACTGATTGATACACCAATGGCGGGCAAGAAAACACCTGGCCTCTACGAAATCTCTTGCACATCAGAGATGAGCTCTGGTGTCTATTTCTACCGTCTCGAATCACCTTGGGGTAGGAAGACTGGAAAATTCGTCTTCATCCGATAATCGCCATCCCTAAGCACCGCCACGACCCTAAGCAGTACAAAGCGCACCCTACAACTCAACACACAATCAGTTCTACCACCTTCGGCCCATTGGAGCTAATAGTCAATTGTCAACATGTCGTCGCGGAGGCTATTGCCAGGTCGGTCAGAGGGATTCTATGGGGAGCGGCGTGTCTAGAGGGGTAACTTACATAACCTTCAGCCCATTAGGGACTACTGTAAATACGTGAAAATTGCCGAATAACTCACCATTTTCACCTGTCGATATGTGCTCAATTGTCAACATATCAACACAACAGTTCAACTATGTGGGTGGGCAGGTGGTTCGTTACCTCTCTGGAACGTTCTGCGTTCCCTACCTGGGAAACTTGGTGCTGGACTGGTGGCTAACCCTTGTCCAGACCCCGAATCCTTCGGGGCAGGCCCCGTGTATCTCACTTCGTGAGAAACGGGGGGCCGTAGAACGCCCCAGGCAGGCCGGACTCACACCGGCAAGAGCTAAGGAGCTTCACTCGACGCACTCAAGTTGAAAATCCTGAGAGAAATCGAAGGGCCCCGTCCCCAGGTCTTTTTCATCAAACACCACTTGTCAAACAGCATGCGCACATTCGCGCATATTCACATATGTACATATGTGAATATGTGCATAGGTGAAAGTGTGGAAATGGTGAGTTGAGTGGGGCGTTGACAGCAGGGGTGGGATGGGATAGAATCGCTTATAGGAAGTGACGAGAGTATCGTCTTTGAGGACAAAATGCGAAGCCAGTCGTAGCTACCTGAGCGTAGACTAGCGAAGCCCGGCGGAGTCAGGGAAGACATAGTCGGGTCAGAAAGTCGTAGATCCTTCGAGAATTCAGAGGGTCAAGCACCGTCCCCAGATCCTTGAGCCTGAATCTAGTGGTGCGGGGACGCGATGCGGCGATTCGAAAGTAAGAAGACTAGCTCCGAAACCAACTTGTTTTGGAAAGGAGGAGCGCCATGTGCAAACGGCTGTCGATGGCTCTGCTATCGATCTTGTTGATTGTTTCCGTCGTATGCGCGAAACAGCTGCTGCAAGATGTGATTTATGTGAAAGACGGTTCGATTATTCGCGGAACGATAATCGAGCAAATACCAAATGTCTCAGTGAAGATCCAAACCGAGGGCTGTAACGTCTTTGTCTACCGGGTGGAGGACATTGAGAAGATCACAAGGGAGCAACCACTCAAACAACATGGCATATATGAGCGGAAAAGCCCTTGGGCCGCCCTCGGATGGTCTCTGCTCGGTGGATTCTTCCTACCGATTCAAGGAGCCGGGCAGTGGTACAATGGTGAGGGGGTAAAAGGGACCGCATTCTTTGCGGTGGGTCTCGCAAGTGCAATCGCCCTCTTCAGCGGACTCGAGAGTGAAAATGAGGGTCTTGCTACTGGTGGCGCGCTTGTGTACCTTGGTTCTTATATATACAGCAGTGTTGACGCGTACAATTCAGCGTATCGAATAAACCGTGGGCACGGATACACGTTCTATCGTGGAAAGCCAGGGTTTGCCGTTACATACGACTTGATTCAGGACAGAGAGCCGCGCATAGCCCTTGAGGCTAGAGTACCGTTCTAGACACGATACGGCTCCTGGGTGCGTGTTCTTCTGGAGAGCTGAGGGTGCGGTGAGACAGAAGGACATAGTTCTCATAAGAACTCCTGATAACGTATCTTGGGTTTGCCTTGCCTATTGCTTCGCCATTTAGATAGTAGAGCAACAGCTCAGTTCTGTCAACCCACATTCACTCACCAAATTCCTAGCTCTCTACACCTGCATATGTGAACATGTGAGCACATGAACATGTGTAATGACGGTTTTCGATCTTCGATTTTCGATTTTCGTGTCTTCTGGGCTTGGGATGGGACAGAATCGGGCATGAGAAGTGAGGAGAATATCGTCTTTGGGGGAAAAGTGTCAGAAAGTCAAGTTGGAAATCCTTCGAGTATTCGGAGGGCACCGAGCACAAGCACACACCCGGCTCACATGTCAGAAGCATGGCACCTTTTTAAGTCATACCGTGTGACTAAGAGAATGAGACCTGATAGCTGAGCCCTCCTTCCAGAAACCATGAATTACACGTTTATCGTTAAAAAGTTGTCGATTTTCGTTGACAAATGACCCACCCGGCTCATAGAATCGTGCTGATAACCTAAGACCCAGGAAGGGAGGCGAAGAAGCAATGGCAGATGAAAGGAGAGAAAGGTTCTTGCAAAGGGGTTGGAAGACATGTCGTCTACTTGGCGTCGCTCTATTGGCCTTGGGCTTCATCGAGGCTGTGGCAATGTTCGTGACAATGGCTTCCTCAGGTTGGCGTCAGTGGCCACCGGCCTTGTCAGGGGTCAATCCAGTTGTCCATTTGATAATGGGCTACTTCTTCCTTTTGGGAGCCAACATCATAAAGACGCTCCTGGAGATCATCGACGAACTCAAGACTACGGTCTAAGAGGTGTAAACATGCCCATTATCGTCAATCTGGACCGGGTTCTAGTGAACAGGAAGATGCGTCTGACGGAGCTGTCAGGGATGACCGGTATCGCACTCAATAACCTCTCCATACTGAAAACAGGGAAGGCTAGGGCTGTCCGGTTTAGTACTTTGGAGGCGATCTGCAAGGCGCTCCGCTGCAAGCCAGGAGACATTTTGGACTACCAAGGGGAAGCCTTAGAAGCAAAGGACACCGTGCCGAACGATTGAGTCCCCCGTGCGCTGACAGCCGCAGTGCTCTGTTGACTTCAGGCGTACAATGGGACAGAATCATTCAAAGGAAGTAACCAGAGT from candidate division TA06 bacterium includes:
- a CDS encoding T9SS type A sorting domain-containing protein; this encodes YQFKWDGMVWAKTTVGSGGDFMNDVAVGDGNSDGETEVYGANSDRKIYQFKWDGMSWVKTVVDSSNGTMSGVAVGDGNNDSEIEVYGSNWNSSIIYQLKWDGNSWIRTTVGSGGRYEVVVGDGNGDGEMEVYGADVIHVYQFKWDGLSWQKTTAGSGRSIISGVAVGDGNGDGEREVYGANGDFAVWEFKWNGLGWTETTVGSGGDIMSSVAVGDGNNDGQMEVYGASRDQNVYMFKPARAPAMILPDTTHHFGWVSLGDSVDWEWLVIKNAGVDTLFVDSLTSDTVAYVATDPSFPDTILPGDSTLVTVRFKPLTAGPVSSTLWIHSNDPHEPVAGISLMGTGITNAPGVGHIWPSAGIDEQPVTAHIYGDNFQFPQISSVKFIRSGYPDIDGASINIASQKYLTCTFDLFGSSTGIYDLTVTSDSGSDTLSRCFTVYSASDSPCVWVRTTVSSGVGRIPGVTVGDGNGDGEIELYSANTNRNIYQFKWDGIGWIETIVGSGDKPVWDVAVGDGNRDRKIEVYGANLDTMIYQFKWDGTIWAKTVVGSGEFFPTGVALGDGNRDGSIEIYTSSGEGSIYQFKWDGIGWIRTTVGSGGWHMGDVSVGDGDGDGDVEVYGANWDRNVYQFSWDGMNWVRVSVGSGGDDMSGVALGDGNSDGEIEVYGANHDGNIYQFKWDGVSWQKTTVGSGDSLMFGVAVGDGNGDGEMEVYGANYDSTMYQFKWDGVGWVRTTVGSGEHWMRAVAIGDGNDDGEMEVYGGGWDGAVYEFKPALTGIEEARTISGYFSFGLKSNPARNKVIFNLTVPQAGEITLRIYDVAGRLIDTPMAGKKTPGLYEISCTSEMSSGVYFYRLESPWGRKTGKFVFIR
- a CDS encoding transcriptional regulator produces the protein MPIIVNLDRVLVNRKMRLTELSGMTGIALNNLSILKTGKARAVRFSTLEAICKALRCKPGDILDYQGEALEAKDTVPND